From Alligator mississippiensis isolate rAllMis1 chromosome 1, rAllMis1, whole genome shotgun sequence:
CAATCTTTCTACCGAAGGGTGAGTTGGCTTGAAGCCGATCAGAGATTTAACGAGCTCTGAAAATTCTAACGGTATTTGAGACCAGAGTGATAACATTGTCAACTCCTTGTAATTAGAGAATCGGAAAATTAAAAGGACTCAAAAGCTAAATTCACTTGGAGTTTAAAAAGGCTGAATGTCcatttgaatcttttttttcttagaaacccCATACATCTGCTATTTATCAGTCTAAAAAAAGTATCGGCAGGACTGGGAATATTTAGGCTGCACTGCCTGGAAGTCTTCCAGCACCACGCTCTGAGCTCCTGTGATAGAGAGGTGAAGTACATACACGTCTCCTGGGCGTCTCGTATCCCTGTTCTCAGAGCACAAGAGCAAGGGACAGCCAAACACGACTTATAAAACTCATAGAAGAAAATGCTTATCTTCAGATCACAAATGAGCATGGTGAACACTGTCACGGGGCAGTCCTTTTCAGGGAGCCTGGGCTGCAGAGCTCCCTTATCCCATCCTGCCTAGATTAGCTAGGCTGCAGAAAAGGGGGCTGGAGTTGGAGGAGCTGCAGATGAAGCTGGAGTCTGACGCTAGCTGGAGTAGGACGGAGAATTTGGGCTCGAAATAATGAGACTTAGATACTCCAGACTCCTGCAATGGTGGGCCTGAGCGCCCCAGGAGCAGCGTACTCTTTGGGGTGGCTAGACCTCAGACTATTACTCTCTTCTGTCAGGGAAGAGAGGAAGGTAACGGGGAATCAAGACAGGACCCAAGGTTCCCCAATCGTCCCACTCTCCATAGGAAACCCCTGGAATAAGTGACAGATGCCAGGCAGAGTTTCAAAGATGGACCCACGAAACACTTGAGAAATCAGTGCCCTCGGCTGGCGAGGCAGGAGGACAGATCCCAGTGCCAGGTGGTAATTAGGAAGCTCTGGGCTCAATAACTGCTTGAGCCTGCCCCGGGCAATCACATGCCCCCCTGGGCAGTAATGAGGCCTCCTTACCTCCCCTTGCAGCCTCCCCTTGCTGAAGACCTGGGAGCAAAGAGGAATAAAGATGGTCCTCACAACAGGCAGGGTGCGCAGCCAGAGCCCTCTGCACAGAACAGGGCACCTGAACACGGCACCTGCCACGGACCACAGCAAGGGGTGTTTGGAGGGGACGGATGTGGGAGCCCAGGTCCCTGGTGTCCGGGATGGGACAGGCAGAGAGCGGGTTTGTGTCCCTGGCAAGAAACTACAAGCCCTTGAACAGTGCGGAGCAGAAACTCCAGCACCTGCAGTCAGTGCGGTGCTGCATACGGCAGGTACAGCAATCCCGTTAGAAGAGGGGTGGATGGGAATGGGACACCCCAGCAAGTAACCCACAGTGTCacgggctccagccccagccctggtgaaggagggaagaggctgaggtTCCTGAGCGTGTCGGCACACAGAAGAGATGCTGCGGGGGCTGGCAGCTTCCAGcaaggggaggcagtggggttTGCTCTGCCCATGGAGAGCACTGATTCCAGAACGGAGGATGCAGAGTTTATACCAGGGCAAGGGGGAAATCCCTCTCCGGGCAACTTGAGAGCCAGGAGTGGGCCATGACCCAGATGGGGAGAGCACAGAAAGGTTTCCCAGGAGAAGCAGGAGCCCAAGGAAAGACACCGCggtggaggagaaagagagaggctctGGGGGAGCGGGTGAGAGACAGCAGGAGCCCCAGGGAAGACGGAGGGAAATGCACAGGCACAATAAAGACTGCTTGTTTGCAGCAGATcagtctgctgtgctgtttgggagGTCTGGCCGCCCCTCTCTCACGTGAGGAGGAAGACACCCCATCCTGAGCGCTGAGCAAAGAGGGAGCTATCTGAGACCACGGTGCTACAGGGAGCCGGGGCAGACAAGAGCAGGGGCTCAGAGCCGGAGCTTGTCTCTTTAGAAGTcaccccagggctggctgcccGGTGTCCTCACTGCCAGCAGACAAGGCTTCTTCTTGGGGAGGCTTGAGGCGGAGTTCCCCCTGACATGGGCTGATCCACGACCCTCTACAGACCCTACAGAGCACTGAGAAGTGTGGGTGCAGTAGGGAGCAAACCAGTCCAGACAGGCATCCTGGCATTTGAAGGTGCAAACAGAAGttacaatttttgcctgatctggttcctggaagtgctctacagctgtgatcaaacacaagtgcatgactgcaaactgctttaaaatggccCGGTTCAGCAAAAATCTGAATCTTCGTTATATGAGGGTGAAagtgaaggtgctccaaagcggAGTGCCCTCAGTAACTTCTGTCAGTGCTCGCTGGTATCAGGCCCAGTTGACACAGCCaggcactgctcccagtgctgatttcagaatgggagaggagaaaggagtggagggaggtCATTCTGGGGGATGCCCAGCTGGTGGTAGGCAGtgaggcaggtgtattggagcccctctGAGGTGGGACCTCTGGTCCACCCACCCTCCTACTTCTGcatggctggggaaaccccagaagggacctccctccctgccttcgccccctcccatcctgagtcagcatgggagctgggagaggggacagggaaaGGGCTGCAGATATGCCACCTCTCTCTCTGGATGGGCTCCAAATTGTAGCTTAATCTCCCACCCTCTCAACCCAGTAGCAAATATCTGTTGCATTTGGAGTAttactctaactcatggtgctttccaTGATGTGCCATGAGTTAGGGCTGGGatctgctcttctgtctgtgccttgaaAGACCAAAATATCTCCCCTGACTCCCATACCAGGTGAAACCCATTTTTCCAACTGGTATCACCACCGCACCAAGTTACCCAAGTCTCATCACAAGCAGAAGATCCTCAGCCTGCTATCCCACACTGCCATAGCAATCGAGGCCAGACTTACAGTGGAGAAGCTCTGATGCCAAAATATAAGGAAACAGACAGTATTGTTAGTGGAAAATGCAGCACATAAATCACCTCTTCTCCTGCCCTATGGGCTTAACATATCATCTGAAGGGAAGGGCACTGGAAAGTAAGTGAAATTGTACCATAATCATTAGCAAATGGCACAGTGTGAACAGCCGTGCTGATTTTCTTGTCCAGAGAAGCATTTGCTGACTGTGTGTTTTCCATTCCAGATGGTTTAGGACGCGGGCCATGGACAGCTGCAACAGCAATGCTTCTGCCAAAAGCTTTTTTCTGGTTGGGTTTCCTGCTCTTCAGGACTACCAGCTCCCGCTCTTTCTTGTCTTTCTCTTATTCTACCTGCTCATACTAGCCGGCAACCTCGCCATCATCACGGTTGTGGTGGTCGACCCAAAGCTTCACAagcccatgtactttttcctaacGAATCTCTCCGTGTTAGATATCCTGTTCACAACCACGACCATTCCCAAAATGCTGGCTATGTTTCTGGTCGATGCCAAAACGATTTCTTTCCAGGCCTGTTTCCTGCAGATGTACAGTTTCCACGGGCTAACGGTGACAGAAGCTCTTTTTCTGGTGGTCATGTCTTACGATCGCTATGAAGCCATTTGCAATCCTTTGCATTACGCGGTTAAAATGACCAAGAGGATGAACATCCAGCTGGCAGCAAGTGCCTGGATAACTGCCCTGATCATCCCGGCACCTGTCATGATCCAGACCTCTCAGTTAGCGTTTGGTGAAACCACCAAAGTTTATCACTGCGTCTGTGATCACCTGGCCGTGGTCCAAGCAGCCTGCCCGGATTTTGGTGCCACTTTTCAGACCTTCTTGGGGTTTTGCATTGCCATGACGGTCTCCCTTGTGCCTCTTATGCTTGTTGTTGTGTCATACACTCACATCATTATCTCCATATTAAAAATCAACTCCAAGGAAGGTCGCAGTAAAGCTTTTTCCACTTGCACTTCCCATTTGATTGTGGTTGGCACTTACTATTCATCCATTGCTGTGGCATATGTCTCGTACAGAGCACGTATGCCTATTGATATCCACGTCATGAGCAACGTGGTTTTTGCTATTTTAACTCCTTTGTTAAATCCCCTCATTTACACTTTACGCAACAAGTGAAACGGGCAGTAAAACAgttcattttttccaagatctttcctcTTACTAAAAAGATGTAGTTGTAGCAACAGGGTTTATTGTTTTACCATTCATTTGTTCCCTTCTGCTGTGGACGGATCTCTGAATGGATGCACTCCTTCCACCCACTTTAGTATTAGCTCATGTCCAAGCGTACACAAGTGCCCTAAAGGAGCTGTATTTTGACAAGTGCTTTGTAAAAAAGCCCAGCTCGGTACTCTCTGTATCTTATGTCTCCATGACTCTGGATCAAGCATGTTCTGTTTCCACGTGGAAACAACCCGACCAAAGAGCTGAATGTGAACTTGTCCTTTCCTTTTCAGGCGCAGAAACCTGTGAGCCATCTCCATCGACCACATATAATGGCTGTAATCGGGATGTAATTTAAGACAGGCTTTCCTCATCAGTATGATTTTATCCTCTGTTTACTATTAAAACATTCGATTaccccattcattttttttcctccgtGACCCAGTGGAAAGAAATTAAATGATCACTCCTAAATATTAAAACGCTTGGCCATGCTTACGTGTCAACCTTTTCCTATGTATAAAGCAGTAAGGGCATGAACAGATTTAACATTTGTAGCTCTCCAAGTACCTTGGAGGTCCTTCAAAAAAATCAAGGGACAGATATCCCCACCCAATGAGATCTTTCTAACATGCCCATCCTCAGAAAGGATCTTTCTAATATGCCCATCCTCCATGTAAAGCACCTCATTTTACATCTGTATCCTCCAGCAGAGTATGATAGgtcagtccaccagcatcccacagtgccctGCAGCTATCGTGTTCCCCATTGCCCTGCTCCCAGGTGTTGCCTCTATAGTTCACTGCAAGTCCACTGCTCTGGGGCCCCAGGACCTGCCCAGCGTGTGGCCTTGCCTATATGCAGCCAAGCACAAAGACACCACTGTACCCACCCCTTGTTGGCCATCCATCCAAGAACTGTTTCTGGGGTGGGCAGCAATCTCAAGGACCCTCTGGGCAAGTCACCAATGGCCCCATGCCCATGATGTCCATGCCTCCATCCTCCGCCATGTCTGCAGAGCGGTCCACAAACCAGAGGTGGGCAGAGGTCCTGAGACTCGCTCTCAGCATGGACAGACTGTGGGGTGTAGGAGAAGATGCGCGTGGGGTTGGCAGTTGAGTGAGGTGAAACGCGGGGAAGAAGGGAGCTGCATGAGGAGACTGAGGAGAAGGGGTTGAAGGGGAAACCGGGAATGCGAAGAGACCCAAGACTCCCTCTCTGTCCTGATGGCTAAACTTCTCTGCCATGGCTCCTTCAtctcctcctgcagctggctGCCCCTTTTCCATCACCTTTTCTTCTTTGCACCCGCAATGAGGCCAGGTTCTGGGTTCAGCGCATCCGACAAAGCCAAAGCTCGCTGCATTTCAGCAGTATGTTTTCCAGCCCCGATAGGTCCACAACTGAGATTCAGTCCACAGAAAGCACAGTGGCCAACAGAGCTGAGCGGGGTGTTTGCAACCCGTGAGACCGTCGCAGGAGCGCTGGCTGCACAAGACCCGTGTGGccgggctggttttgttcagagCTGAGACCTGCTGAAGATTATTTTGTGCAGGGCTCGTGCGCAGAACAGCCAACGGCAGCAACAACCCGCGTGTCTCCTCTGAAGTCCCACGTCCCCTTGT
This genomic window contains:
- the LOC132250322 gene encoding olfactory receptor 2AT4-like; its protein translation is MDSCNSNASAKSFFLVGFPALQDYQLPLFLVFLLFYLLILAGNLAIITVVVVDPKLHKPMYFFLTNLSVLDILFTTTTIPKMLAMFLVDAKTISFQACFLQMYSFHGLTVTEALFLVVMSYDRYEAICNPLHYAVKMTKRMNIQLAASAWITALIIPAPVMIQTSQLAFGETTKVYHCVCDHLAVVQAACPDFGATFQTFLGFCIAMTVSLVPLMLVVVSYTHIIISILKINSKEGRSKAFSTCTSHLIVVGTYYSSIAVAYVSYRARMPIDIHVMSNVVFAILTPLLNPLIYTLRNK